A genomic segment from Aegilops tauschii subsp. strangulata cultivar AL8/78 chromosome 1, Aet v6.0, whole genome shotgun sequence encodes:
- the LOC109761993 gene encoding protein phosphatase 2C 53, whose translation MDALGAALPRLALADADAGPDDACGSPCSVASDCSSVASADFEGLFSPSGADAAPPSLLSDDLPAAAAEAAAVPGGACRSVFALDSPPLWGLESVCGRRPEMEDAAAVVPRFYRVPLWMVAGDGAAVDGLDRASFRLPAHFFAVYDGHGGAQVADYCRDKLHAALAEELRAAEDRVGGCDDLSSLDSKKQWEKAFVDCFCRVDAEVEAPDSAGSTAVAAVLCSSHIIVSNCGDSRAVLCRGKAPLPLSLDHKPNREDEYARIEALGGKVIQWNGYRVLGVLAMSRSIGDRYLKPYIIPVPEVTVVARAREDECLILASDGLWDVLSNEEVCDAARKRILLWHKKNATAASSISRGGSGGDGGSSDPAAQAAAEYLSKLALQKGSKDNITVLVVDLKAHRKFRSKTDNNNR comes from the exons ATGGACGCCCTAGGCGCCGCGCTGCCGCGGCTCGCCctcgccgacgccgacgccgggCCGGACGACGCGTGCGGGAGCCCCTGCTCCGTCGCCAGCGACTGCAGCAGCGTCGCCTCGGCCGACTTCGAGGGCCTCTTCTCCCCCTCCGGCGCCGACGCGGCCCCGCCCTCGCTCCTCTCCGACGACCTGCCCGCGGCCGCCGCCGAGGCCGCGGCGGTCCCGGGCGGCGCCTGCAGGAGCGTCTTCGCCCTCGACTCGCCGCCGCTCTGGGGGCTCGAGTCCGTCTGCGGCCGCCGCCCGGAGATGGAGGACGCGGCCGCCGTCGTCCCGCGATTCTACCGCGTCCCGCTCTGGATGgtcgccggcgacggcgccgcGGTCGACGGCCTCGACCGCGCCTCCTTCCGCCTCCCCGCCCACTTTTTCGCCGTATACGACGGCCACGGCGGCGCCCAGGTCGCCGACTACTGCCGGGACAAGCTCCACGCCGCGCTCGCCGAGGAGCTGCGCGCCGCAGAGGACCGTGTCGGCGGCTGCGACGACCTCAGCTCCCTGGACTCCAAGAAACAGTGGGAGAAGGCATTCGTGGACTGCTTCTGCCGCGTGGACGCCGAGGTCGAGGCGCCGGACAGCGCGGGGTCGACGGCGGTGGCTGCAGTCCTTTGCTCGTCCCACATCATCGTCTCCAACTGCGGGGACTCACGGGCGGTGCTGTGCCGGGGCAAGGCGCCATTGCCACTCTCTCTGGACCATAAG CCCAATAGGGAAGACGAGTATGCGAGGATCGAGGCTCTGGGCGGCAAGGTCATCCAGTGGAATGGATATCGAGTTCTCGGTGTTCTTGCCATGTCGCGCTCCATCG GGGACAGATACCTGAAACCGTACATAATCCCGGTCCCCGAGGTGACGGTCGTTGCCCGGGCGAGAGAGGATGAGTGCCTCATCCTCGCAAGCGATGGCCTCTGGGACGTGTTGTCGAATGAGGAGGTGTGCGATGCCGCTCGCAAGCGAATCCTACTGTGGCACAAGAAGAACGCTaccgccgcctcctccatctcccgaggaggaagcggcggcgacggtggctcGTCGGATCccgccgctcaggcggccgccgaGTACCTATCCAAGCTCGCCCTCCAGAAGGGGAGCAAGGACAACATCACCGTCCTCGTGGTCGACCTCAAGGCGCATAGGAAGTTCAGGAGCAAGACTGACAATAACAACAGATAG